From the genome of Duffyella gerundensis, one region includes:
- the rpoH gene encoding RNA polymerase sigma factor RpoH → MTKEMQTLAIAPLGNLESYIRAANVWPMLTAEEEKALAERLHYQGDLDAAKTLILSHLRFVVHIARNYSGYGLPQADLIQEGNIGLMKAVRRFNPEVGVRLVSFAVHWIKAEIHEYVLRNWRIVKVATTKAQRKLFFNLRKTKQRLGWFNQDEVEMVARELGVSSKDVREMESRMAAQDMTFDMSADDDASEGKSMAPVLYLQDKTSDFADGIEEDNWESHAADKLSDAMLGLDERSQHIIRARWLDDDNKTTLQELADTYGVSAERVRQLEKNAMKKLRMAIEA, encoded by the coding sequence ATGACCAAAGAAATGCAAACTTTAGCTATTGCTCCTCTTGGTAACCTGGAATCGTATATTCGGGCTGCCAATGTCTGGCCGATGTTAACGGCAGAAGAGGAAAAAGCGCTGGCTGAACGGCTGCATTACCAGGGCGATCTGGATGCGGCTAAGACGCTGATCCTGTCTCACCTACGCTTTGTTGTTCATATCGCTCGTAACTATTCGGGCTATGGCTTGCCGCAGGCGGACCTGATTCAGGAAGGCAATATCGGCCTGATGAAAGCGGTGCGTCGTTTTAATCCGGAAGTGGGCGTGCGTCTGGTTTCTTTCGCCGTGCACTGGATTAAAGCGGAAATTCACGAGTATGTGCTGCGTAACTGGCGCATCGTGAAAGTTGCCACCACCAAGGCCCAGCGCAAGCTGTTCTTCAACCTGCGCAAAACCAAGCAGCGTCTCGGCTGGTTTAATCAGGACGAAGTGGAAATGGTCGCCCGCGAGCTGGGCGTTTCCAGCAAAGATGTCCGCGAGATGGAATCACGCATGGCGGCGCAGGATATGACGTTTGATATGTCAGCCGATGACGACGCCAGCGAAGGCAAGTCCATGGCGCCGGTGCTTTACCTGCAGGATAAAACCTCTGACTTTGCCGACGGCATTGAAGAGGATAACTGGGAAAGCCATGCGGCGGACAAACTCAGCGACGCAATGCTGGGGCTGGATGAACGTAGCCAACATATTATTCGCGCCCGCTGGCTGGATGACGACAATAAAACCACCCTGCAGGAACTGGCCGATACCTACGGCGTTTCCGCAGAGCGTGTGCGTCAGCTGGAAAAAAATGCCATGAAAAAACTGCGTATGGCGATCGAAGCCTGA
- the panM gene encoding aspartate 1-decarboxylase autocleavage activator PanM has protein sequence MKLTILPLQHFSAQDRIDLQKIWPDEDISALAARLNSTHRVYAARFNDRLLAALQLEIAGTQGKIRRLNVRDVTRRRGVGGYLLEETLTQNPSVDHWWVADDGYDEQQVIAAFMQACDFRAQADGWVKNVEHD, from the coding sequence ATGAAACTGACTATTCTTCCTCTACAGCACTTCAGCGCACAGGACAGGATCGATCTGCAAAAGATCTGGCCGGATGAAGATATTTCCGCGCTGGCGGCCCGACTGAATTCCACGCATCGCGTCTACGCTGCGCGCTTCAACGATCGTTTACTGGCGGCTTTGCAGCTGGAGATTGCTGGCACGCAGGGAAAAATTCGGCGGCTTAACGTGCGCGATGTTACGCGCAGGCGCGGCGTAGGAGGCTATTTACTGGAAGAGACGCTGACGCAAAACCCGTCGGTGGATCACTGGTGGGTGGCAGATGATGGCTACGATGAACAGCAGGTGATTGCCGCCTTTATGCAGGCGTGTGATTTCAGAGCGCAGGCGGATGGCTGGGTGAAAAACGTCGAGCACGACTAA
- a CDS encoding branched-chain amino acid ABC transporter substrate-binding protein, with product MKIGKSNAFLAGCVALAMSHAALAKDIKVAIVGALSGPVAQYGDMEFTGAKQAIADINAKGGVNGNKLVGVQYDDACDPKQAVAVANKVINDNIRYVIGHLCSSSTQPASDIYEDEGIIMITPAATNADLTTRGYKMIMRTTGLDSDQGPTAAKYVMDNIKPQRIAVIHDKQQYGEGLARSVQDSLKKAGANVVMFEGVTAGDKDFSTLVARLKKENVDFVYFGGYYPEMGQILRQARAAGLKTQFMGPEGVGNSSLSNIAGAASEGMLVTLPKRYDQVPTNKTIVDALKADKKDPTGPFVWTTYAALQSLVTGMERSKSEEPADIVKNLKEGAPVPTVMGDLSWDQKGDLKGFEFGVFKWHADGSSTAVK from the coding sequence ATGAAGATCGGTAAAAGTAATGCGTTTCTGGCGGGTTGCGTAGCACTGGCGATGAGCCATGCGGCACTGGCGAAAGATATCAAAGTGGCGATTGTTGGCGCACTTTCCGGTCCGGTTGCGCAGTATGGCGACATGGAATTCACCGGGGCCAAGCAGGCTATCGCGGACATTAATGCCAAAGGCGGCGTCAACGGCAACAAACTGGTCGGCGTACAATATGATGACGCCTGTGATCCAAAACAGGCGGTGGCCGTTGCCAACAAAGTGATCAATGACAATATTCGTTACGTCATTGGCCACCTCTGCTCTTCTTCCACACAGCCAGCATCTGATATCTATGAAGATGAAGGCATCATCATGATCACCCCGGCGGCGACCAATGCCGATCTCACCACTCGCGGCTACAAAATGATCATGCGCACCACCGGCCTCGATTCCGATCAGGGCCCAACGGCGGCGAAGTATGTGATGGATAATATCAAGCCGCAGCGCATCGCCGTGATTCACGACAAACAGCAGTATGGCGAAGGTCTGGCGCGTTCTGTTCAGGATAGCCTGAAAAAAGCGGGCGCTAACGTGGTGATGTTTGAAGGGGTTACCGCGGGCGATAAAGATTTCTCCACGCTGGTGGCACGCCTGAAGAAAGAGAACGTCGACTTCGTCTATTTCGGCGGTTACTACCCGGAAATGGGGCAGATTCTGCGCCAGGCGCGCGCCGCCGGTCTGAAAACGCAGTTTATGGGTCCGGAAGGCGTCGGCAACTCCTCGCTCTCTAACATTGCCGGTGCCGCGTCAGAAGGCATGCTGGTCACGCTGCCAAAACGTTACGATCAGGTGCCAACCAACAAAACTATCGTTGATGCGCTGAAAGCCGATAAGAAAGATCCAACCGGCCCGTTCGTCTGGACCACCTATGCGGCGCTGCAATCGCTGGTAACCGGCATGGAGCGCAGCAAAAGCGAAGAGCCAGCTGACATCGTTAAAAATCTGAAAGAGGGCGCTCCGGTGCCAACGGTGATGGGCGACCTGAGCTGGGATCAGAAAGGCGATCTGAAAGGCTTTGAGTTTGGCGTGTTCAAATGGCATGCGGACGGCTCTTCTACCGCAGTGAAATAA
- the livH gene encoding high-affinity branched-chain amino acid ABC transporter permease LivH: protein MSEQFLYFIQQMFNGVTLGSTYALIAIGYTMVYGIIGMINFAHGEVYMIGSYVSFIVIAALMMMGIDVGWMLIGAGFIVAIVIASAWGWSIERVAYRPVRSSKRLIALISAIGMSIFLQNYVSLTQGSRDIALPALVTGQWTLGESNGFAATISTMQLVIWGVTFVAMLALTLFIRYSRMGRACRACAEDLKMASLLGINTDRVISLTFIIGAAMAAVAGVLLGQFYGVINPYIGFMAGMKAFTAAVLGGIGSIPGAMVGGLVLGIAEALTSAYLSTEYKDVVSFALLIVVLLVMPTGILGRPEVEKV from the coding sequence ATGTCCGAGCAGTTCCTCTATTTTATCCAGCAGATGTTCAACGGCGTCACGCTTGGCAGCACTTATGCGCTGATCGCCATCGGCTACACCATGGTTTACGGCATTATCGGCATGATCAACTTCGCCCACGGCGAGGTCTATATGATCGGCAGCTACGTGTCGTTTATCGTCATCGCCGCTCTGATGATGATGGGCATCGATGTCGGCTGGATGCTGATTGGCGCCGGTTTTATTGTGGCTATCGTGATCGCCAGCGCCTGGGGCTGGAGCATTGAGCGTGTTGCCTATCGGCCGGTACGCTCTTCCAAGCGGCTGATCGCCCTGATCTCGGCGATAGGCATGTCAATTTTTCTGCAGAACTACGTCAGCCTGACGCAGGGCTCGCGTGATATCGCGCTGCCCGCGCTGGTCACTGGCCAGTGGACGCTGGGCGAAAGCAACGGCTTTGCCGCCACCATCTCCACCATGCAGCTGGTGATCTGGGGCGTAACCTTTGTCGCCATGCTGGCGCTGACGCTGTTTATTCGCTATTCGCGCATGGGTCGCGCCTGTCGCGCCTGTGCCGAAGACCTGAAAATGGCCAGCCTGCTCGGAATCAATACCGATCGGGTGATTTCGCTGACCTTTATTATCGGCGCGGCGATGGCGGCGGTAGCGGGCGTGCTGCTGGGCCAGTTCTACGGCGTAATCAACCCCTATATCGGCTTTATGGCGGGCATGAAAGCCTTTACCGCCGCGGTACTGGGCGGCATCGGCAGCATCCCTGGCGCGATGGTCGGCGGCCTGGTGTTGGGTATTGCCGAAGCCTTAACCTCTGCTTATCTCAGCACGGAATATAAAGACGTGGTCTCGTTTGCATTGCTGATTGTGGTGCTGCTGGTAATGCCAACCGGCATTCTGGGTCGTCCGGAGGTTGAGAAAGTATGA
- a CDS encoding high-affinity branched-chain amino acid ABC transporter permease LivM produces the protein MKLLLNALISSLMLLVLASFFMGMRLSLDGTQLVVNNAGSVRWNWIAIGCVVVFCFQLARPLFQQGMKKISGPTFILPSIDGSTAKQKLFLLALIVVAVAWPFMVSRGTVDIATLTLIYVMLGLGLNVVVGLSGLLVLGYGGFYAIGAYTFALLNHYYGLGFWQCLPLAGLMTAMFGLLLGFPVLRLRGDYLAIVTLGFGEIVRILLLNNTAITGGPNGISQIPKPTLFGLEFNRSARDGGWDTFHNFFGLQYDPGDRIIFLYLVALLLVVLTLFVINRLLRMPLGRAWEALREDEIACRSLGLSPTRIKLTAFTISAAFAGFAGCLFAARQGFVSPESFTFAESAFVLAIVVLGGMGSQFAVILAAVLLVVSRELMRDLNEYSMLVLGGLMVLMMIWRPQGLLPMQRPHLKLKTRQKGEPS, from the coding sequence ATGAAGCTGCTGCTTAACGCTCTCATCTCCTCGCTGATGCTGCTGGTGCTGGCGTCGTTCTTTATGGGTATGCGCCTGAGTCTGGACGGCACGCAGCTGGTGGTAAACAACGCTGGCAGCGTACGCTGGAACTGGATTGCCATCGGCTGCGTTGTGGTGTTCTGCTTCCAGCTGGCGCGTCCGCTGTTTCAGCAGGGCATGAAAAAAATCTCTGGCCCGACGTTTATCCTGCCAAGCATTGATGGCTCCACCGCGAAGCAGAAACTGTTTCTGCTGGCGCTGATTGTGGTGGCGGTCGCCTGGCCGTTTATGGTGTCACGCGGCACCGTAGATATTGCCACGCTGACGCTGATTTATGTGATGCTCGGCCTTGGCCTCAACGTGGTGGTTGGCCTGTCGGGCCTGCTGGTGCTTGGCTACGGCGGTTTTTATGCCATCGGCGCTTACACTTTCGCGTTGCTGAACCACTATTACGGCCTTGGCTTCTGGCAGTGCCTGCCGCTGGCGGGCCTGATGACGGCGATGTTTGGCCTGCTGCTCGGCTTTCCGGTACTGCGCTTGCGCGGCGACTACCTGGCTATCGTGACGCTCGGCTTTGGCGAAATCGTTCGTATTCTGCTGTTGAACAACACGGCGATCACCGGCGGCCCGAACGGCATCAGCCAGATCCCGAAACCTACCCTGTTTGGCCTGGAGTTTAACCGCAGCGCGCGCGACGGCGGCTGGGACACCTTCCATAACTTTTTCGGTCTGCAGTACGATCCCGGCGACCGCATCATTTTTCTCTATCTGGTCGCCTTGCTGCTGGTGGTGCTGACGCTGTTTGTCATCAATCGCCTGCTGCGCATGCCGCTGGGCCGCGCGTGGGAAGCGCTGCGCGAAGATGAGATCGCCTGTCGTTCGCTGGGCCTTAGCCCTACGCGCATCAAGCTGACCGCATTTACCATCAGCGCCGCCTTCGCCGGTTTTGCCGGTTGCCTGTTTGCTGCGCGTCAGGGCTTTGTCAGCCCGGAATCCTTTACCTTCGCCGAATCCGCCTTTGTGCTGGCGATTGTGGTACTGGGCGGCATGGGTTCGCAGTTCGCGGTAATTCTGGCTGCGGTGCTGCTGGTGGTCTCCCGCGAATTAATGCGCGACCTGAATGAGTACAGCATGCTGGTGCTCGGCGGCCTGATGGTGCTGATGATGATCTGGCGGCCGCAGGGGCTGTTGCCGATGCAGCGCCCACATCTGAAGCTGAAAACCCGGCAAAAAGGAGAGCCATCATGA
- the livG gene encoding high-affinity branched-chain amino acid ABC transporter ATP-binding protein LivG, whose amino-acid sequence MSQPLLAVDGLMMRFGGLLAVNNVALELHPQEIVSLIGPNGAGKTTVFNCLTGFYKPTGGNIMLRGRQLAGLPGQKIARMGIVRTFQHVRLFREMTVIENLLVAQHQHLKSGVFAGLLKTPAFRRSEGEALDHAASWLDRIGLLELANRQAGNLAYGQQRRLEIARCMVTRPEVLMLDEPAAGLNPKETHELDELIAELRNEHKVSVLLIEHDMKLVMGISDRIYVVNQGTPLASGTPEQVRNNPDVIRAYLGEA is encoded by the coding sequence ATGAGCCAGCCGTTATTAGCAGTCGATGGGTTGATGATGCGCTTTGGTGGCCTGCTGGCGGTGAATAACGTGGCGCTGGAGCTGCATCCGCAGGAGATTGTCTCTCTGATCGGCCCAAACGGCGCCGGCAAAACCACGGTGTTTAACTGTCTCACCGGTTTCTACAAACCCACCGGCGGCAACATTATGCTGCGCGGCCGTCAACTGGCCGGTTTGCCAGGGCAGAAAATCGCCCGCATGGGCATCGTGCGTACTTTTCAGCATGTGCGCTTGTTTCGTGAAATGACGGTGATTGAAAATCTGCTGGTGGCGCAGCATCAGCATCTGAAAAGCGGCGTGTTTGCCGGGCTGCTGAAAACCCCGGCGTTTCGCCGCAGCGAGGGAGAAGCGCTGGATCACGCCGCCAGCTGGCTGGATCGCATCGGCCTGCTGGAGCTGGCTAATCGTCAGGCGGGCAACCTGGCTTACGGCCAGCAACGTCGTCTGGAAATAGCGCGCTGCATGGTGACGCGGCCGGAAGTGCTGATGCTGGATGAGCCCGCCGCGGGCCTCAATCCCAAAGAGACGCATGAGTTAGATGAACTGATTGCGGAACTGCGTAATGAACACAAGGTATCGGTGCTGTTGATTGAACATGATATGAAACTGGTGATGGGCATCTCCGATCGCATTTACGTGGTCAATCAGGGCACGCCGCTGGCCAGCGGTACGCCAGAGCAGGTACGTAACAACCCGGATGTGATCCGTGCTTATTTAGGTGAGGCGTAA
- the livF gene encoding high-affinity branched-chain amino acid ABC transporter ATP-binding protein LivF codes for MTDPMLTLENVSAHYGKIQALHSVSLHINQGEIVTLIGANGAGKTTLLGTLCGEPRASQGQITFDGKIITDWQTARIMREAIAIVPEGRRVFSRMTVEENLAMGGFFASRPQYHERIERVYDLFPRLLERRLQRAGTMSGGEQQMLAIGRALMSQPRLLLLDEPSLGLAPIIIQQIFDTIEKLRAEGMTIFLVEQNANQALKLADRGYVLENGHVVLEDSGEALLSNDSVRSAYLGA; via the coding sequence ATGACCGATCCCATGTTAACGCTGGAGAATGTCAGCGCCCATTACGGAAAAATTCAGGCGCTGCACTCGGTAAGCCTGCATATCAATCAGGGCGAAATTGTGACCCTGATCGGCGCCAACGGCGCAGGCAAAACCACGCTGCTCGGCACACTATGCGGCGAACCGCGTGCCAGCCAGGGGCAAATCACCTTTGATGGCAAAATCATTACCGACTGGCAAACCGCCCGCATTATGCGCGAGGCGATCGCTATCGTGCCGGAAGGGCGCCGGGTCTTCTCGCGCATGACGGTGGAAGAGAATCTGGCGATGGGCGGTTTTTTTGCCAGCCGTCCGCAGTATCACGAGCGCATTGAGCGCGTCTACGATCTCTTCCCGCGTCTGCTGGAGCGTCGGCTGCAGCGTGCTGGCACCATGTCCGGTGGCGAACAGCAGATGCTGGCCATTGGCCGTGCGCTGATGAGCCAGCCGCGGTTGTTGCTGCTCGATGAACCGTCGCTGGGTTTGGCGCCAATTATCATCCAGCAGATTTTTGACACCATCGAAAAACTGCGCGCTGAAGGCATGACCATTTTCCTGGTGGAGCAGAATGCTAATCAGGCGCTGAAGCTGGCGGACCGGGGGTATGTGCTCGAAAACGGCCACGTCGTGCTGGAAGATAGCGGCGAAGCGTTGCTATCCAATGATTCGGTGCGTAGCGCGTATTTGGGGGCGTAA
- the ugpB gene encoding sn-glycerol-3-phosphate ABC transporter substrate-binding protein UgpB has product MSSCKLGYRALSLALGLALSGHALAATEIPFWHSMDGELGKEVDSLAQRFNQTHPDYKVVPVYKGNYEQNLAAGIAAVRTGKAPALLQVYEVGTATMMASQAIKPMYQVFKDAGIQFDEKQFVPTVAGYYTDAKSGHLLSQPFNSSTPVLYYNKDAFKKAGLDPEQPPKTWQQLEKDTDALRKAGVSCGYASGWQGWIQIENFSAWHALPVATENNGFDGTNAKLVFNGPVQVRHIQLLEAMNKKGTFTYFGRKDESTEKFYNGDCAITTASSGSLADIRHYAKFNYGVGMMPYDDTVKEAPQNAIIGGASLWAMKGKDDATYKGIAQFMQFLAQPEIAAEWHQKTGYLPITTAAYELTRKQGFYDKNPGADIATRQMLNKAPLPFTKGLRLGNMQQIRTAVDEELESVWTGKKTPQAALDAAVERGNLLLRRFEQQTK; this is encoded by the coding sequence ATGTCATCTTGCAAACTGGGTTATCGCGCGCTGAGTCTGGCGCTGGGCTTGGCACTGAGCGGTCACGCGCTGGCAGCGACCGAGATACCGTTCTGGCATTCGATGGACGGCGAGCTGGGGAAAGAGGTGGATTCGCTGGCGCAGCGCTTTAACCAGACGCATCCCGATTACAAAGTGGTGCCGGTTTATAAAGGCAACTACGAGCAGAACCTGGCGGCGGGCATTGCCGCCGTGCGTACCGGTAAAGCGCCTGCGCTGCTGCAGGTGTATGAAGTCGGCACGGCGACCATGATGGCGTCGCAGGCGATCAAGCCGATGTATCAGGTGTTCAAGGATGCGGGCATTCAGTTTGATGAGAAACAGTTTGTGCCAACGGTGGCCGGTTACTACACCGATGCGAAAAGCGGACACCTGCTGTCGCAGCCGTTTAACAGCTCGACGCCGGTGCTCTACTACAACAAAGACGCCTTCAAAAAAGCGGGCCTCGATCCGGAGCAGCCACCGAAAACCTGGCAGCAGCTGGAAAAAGATACCGATGCCCTGCGCAAAGCGGGCGTGAGCTGCGGCTACGCCAGCGGCTGGCAGGGATGGATTCAGATCGAAAACTTCAGCGCCTGGCATGCGCTGCCGGTGGCCACGGAAAACAACGGCTTTGACGGCACCAACGCGAAGCTGGTGTTCAACGGTCCGGTGCAGGTGCGCCATATTCAGCTGCTGGAAGCGATGAATAAAAAAGGCACGTTTACCTATTTTGGCCGCAAAGACGAATCCACCGAGAAGTTTTATAACGGTGACTGCGCCATCACCACCGCGTCATCTGGCTCACTGGCCGATATCCGCCATTACGCCAAATTTAACTACGGCGTGGGCATGATGCCGTACGACGATACGGTGAAAGAAGCGCCACAAAACGCCATCATCGGCGGCGCCAGCCTGTGGGCGATGAAAGGCAAAGATGACGCGACCTACAAAGGTATCGCGCAGTTTATGCAGTTCCTTGCCCAGCCGGAAATCGCCGCCGAATGGCACCAGAAAACCGGTTATCTGCCAATCACCACCGCTGCCTATGAGCTGACGCGCAAGCAGGGCTTTTACGACAAAAATCCCGGTGCTGATATCGCCACCCGCCAGATGCTGAACAAGGCGCCGCTGCCGTTCACCAAAGGTCTGCGCCTTGGCAACATGCAGCAGATCCGCACCGCAGTGGATGAAGAGCTGGAAAGCGTCTGGACCGGCAAGAAAACGCCACAGGCCGCGCTGGATGCCGCAGTTGAACGTGGCAACCTGTTGCTGCGCCGCTTCGAACAACAAACGAAGTAA
- the ugpA gene encoding sn-glycerol-3-phosphate ABC transporter permease UgpA yields the protein MSSARPVFRSRWLPYLLVLPQLCITVIFFIWPAGEALWYSLQNVDPFGISSTFVGMENFSRLFADDYYLASFWTTLKFSALVTFFGLSISLLFAALVDYVLRLRRFYQTLLLLPYAVAPAIAAVLWMFLFNPGLGLITHVLQLVGYQWNVAQNSGQAMFLVVLASVWQQISYNFLFFFAALQSIPRSLVEAAAIDGAGPVRRFFQLSLPLITPVSFFLLVVNLVYAFFDTFPVIDAATQGGPVQATTTLIYKIYREGFAGLDLSSSAAQSVVLMLLVIVLTIIQFRYVERKVRYQ from the coding sequence ATGTCTTCAGCCCGCCCCGTATTTCGCAGCCGCTGGCTGCCTTATCTGCTGGTGCTGCCGCAACTCTGCATCACGGTAATCTTCTTTATCTGGCCCGCGGGTGAAGCGCTCTGGTATTCGCTGCAAAACGTTGACCCTTTCGGCATCTCCAGCACCTTTGTGGGCATGGAAAACTTCAGCCGCCTGTTTGCCGATGACTACTATCTCGCCTCGTTCTGGACCACGCTGAAATTCAGCGCGCTGGTGACCTTTTTTGGCCTGAGCATTTCGCTGCTGTTTGCCGCGCTGGTTGACTACGTTTTGCGCCTGCGCCGTTTTTATCAGACGCTGCTGCTGCTGCCCTATGCGGTGGCACCGGCCATCGCCGCGGTACTGTGGATGTTTCTGTTCAATCCCGGACTCGGCCTGATTACTCACGTGTTGCAGCTGGTTGGCTATCAATGGAACGTGGCGCAGAACAGCGGCCAGGCGATGTTTCTGGTGGTGCTGGCGTCGGTATGGCAGCAAATCAGCTACAACTTCCTGTTTTTCTTCGCCGCGCTGCAATCCATTCCCCGTTCGCTGGTGGAAGCGGCGGCGATCGATGGCGCCGGACCGGTGCGTCGTTTCTTTCAGCTGTCGCTGCCGCTGATCACGCCGGTGAGCTTCTTTCTGCTGGTGGTCAATCTGGTGTACGCCTTCTTCGATACCTTCCCGGTGATTGATGCGGCGACGCAGGGCGGACCGGTGCAGGCGACCACCACGCTGATTTATAAAATCTACCGCGAAGGCTTTGCCGGGCTCGATCTCTCCTCATCGGCCGCGCAGTCGGTGGTGCTGATGCTGCTGGTGATTGTGCTCACCATCATTCAGTTCCGTTACGTCGAACGTAAGGTGCGTTACCAATGA
- the ugpE gene encoding sn-glycerol-3-phosphate ABC transporter permease UgpE: MIENRPGLTFFSHAVLWLGVLTVLFPLYVAFVAATLDNQQIYQVPMTLIPGGHLWQNLQTIWRDGVNSNSPPLAVLLLNSTLMALAITIGKISVSMLSAFALVWFRFPLRNLFFWMIFITLMLPVEVRIFPTVEVIARLNMLDSYSGLTLPLMASATATFLFRQFFMSLPDELMEAARIDGASPMRFFWDIVLPLSRTNLAALFVIIFIYGWNQYLWPILITSDAHMGTAVAGIRSMISFGDGSTQWNLVMAAMLLTLIPPVVVVMVMQRAFVRGLVESEK; the protein is encoded by the coding sequence ATGATTGAAAACCGTCCCGGATTGACCTTTTTTAGCCACGCCGTGCTCTGGCTGGGCGTGCTGACGGTGCTGTTTCCGCTTTATGTCGCCTTTGTCGCGGCGACGCTGGATAACCAGCAGATTTATCAGGTGCCGATGACGCTGATTCCCGGCGGCCATTTATGGCAGAACCTGCAAACCATCTGGCGCGACGGCGTGAACAGCAACAGTCCGCCGCTGGCGGTGCTGCTGCTCAACAGCACGCTGATGGCGCTGGCGATCACCATCGGCAAAATCAGCGTCTCTATGCTCTCGGCCTTTGCGCTGGTGTGGTTCCGCTTTCCGCTGCGTAACCTCTTTTTCTGGATGATTTTCATCACTCTGATGCTGCCGGTTGAGGTGCGTATTTTCCCTACCGTCGAGGTGATTGCGCGGCTGAATATGCTCGACAGTTACAGTGGATTGACGCTGCCGCTGATGGCGTCGGCTACCGCCACTTTCCTGTTTCGCCAGTTCTTTATGTCGTTGCCCGATGAGCTAATGGAGGCGGCACGCATCGATGGCGCCAGCCCGATGCGCTTCTTCTGGGATATTGTGCTGCCGCTGTCGCGCACCAATCTGGCGGCGCTGTTTGTGATCATCTTTATCTACGGCTGGAACCAGTATCTCTGGCCGATCCTGATTACCAGCGATGCGCACATGGGCACGGCGGTCGCAGGCATTCGTAGCATGATTTCGTTCGGTGACGGTTCAACGCAGTGGAATCTGGTGATGGCAGCGAT